The Luteolibacter arcticus genome has a window encoding:
- the phnA gene encoding phosphonoacetate hydrolase, whose product MSTFKANARVYPLPPNPVAVICLDGCADEYLSTAIARGKMPRLASMARDGWRGMVRGALPSFTNVNNSSIVTGVPPRVHGICGNFFLNPETGEEVMMNGPEFRRCGTLLTAAADAGRKVAFITAKEKLRTVLGDGVVERGGIVFSSEKVDEAKKETHGIENAMEIIGKPRPEIYSGDASIYVLEAGAALAEQGVADFLYLSTTDFMQHKFGPEAPEILDFHAKIDAAIGRLLDAGCTVALTADHGMNAKNDAAGDPKVIFVESLLREKFGNALRVICPITDPYVVHHGALGSLVMVHLDDPALSSAVADFLFSQKGITEVLTREQAVDKLELAPDRIGDLVVLSGRDVVVGKSPEHHDLSVLKGGLRSHGGRYEEMVPLVISKPLTPDLKRVAEGDPRNFDVFFFACSV is encoded by the coding sequence ATGAGCACCTTCAAAGCCAACGCCCGTGTCTATCCGCTGCCGCCGAACCCCGTCGCCGTCATCTGCCTTGACGGCTGCGCCGACGAATATCTGAGCACCGCCATTGCTCGCGGCAAGATGCCACGCCTCGCCTCGATGGCCCGCGATGGCTGGCGCGGCATGGTCCGTGGCGCTCTGCCGTCCTTCACCAACGTCAACAACAGCTCAATTGTCACCGGCGTGCCACCTCGCGTGCACGGCATCTGCGGGAACTTCTTCCTCAATCCCGAGACCGGCGAGGAAGTGATGATGAACGGCCCCGAGTTCCGCCGCTGCGGCACCCTGCTCACCGCCGCGGCCGATGCGGGGCGCAAGGTCGCTTTCATCACGGCGAAGGAAAAGCTGCGCACCGTCCTCGGCGACGGTGTGGTCGAGCGCGGCGGGATCGTGTTTTCCTCGGAGAAGGTCGATGAGGCGAAGAAGGAAACCCACGGCATCGAAAACGCCATGGAGATCATCGGCAAGCCGCGACCGGAGATCTATTCGGGCGATGCCTCGATCTACGTGCTCGAAGCCGGTGCCGCGCTGGCCGAGCAGGGCGTGGCGGACTTCCTCTACCTTTCGACAACGGACTTCATGCAGCACAAGTTCGGCCCGGAAGCACCGGAGATCCTCGACTTCCACGCGAAGATCGATGCCGCTATCGGTCGTTTGTTAGACGCCGGTTGCACCGTCGCCCTGACCGCGGACCATGGCATGAACGCAAAGAACGATGCCGCGGGAGATCCCAAGGTCATTTTCGTTGAGTCGTTGTTGAGGGAGAAGTTCGGCAATGCCCTGCGCGTGATCTGCCCGATCACCGATCCCTACGTCGTCCACCACGGCGCGCTCGGATCGCTGGTGATGGTGCACCTCGACGATCCGGCGCTGAGCAGTGCGGTTGCGGATTTCCTCTTCTCCCAGAAGGGCATCACCGAAGTGCTCACCCGCGAGCAAGCCGTTGACAAACTTGAGCTCGCACCGGACCGCATCGGCGATCTCGTCGTCCTGTCCGGCCGCGATGTGGTCGTCGGGAAGTCGCCGGAACATCACGACCTTTCCGTCCTCAAGGGCGGCCTCCGCTCCCACGGCGGACGTTACGAGGAAATGGTGCCGCTGGTGATTTCCAAGCCGCTCACGCCTGACCTGAAGCGGGTCGCCGAGGGTGATCCGCGGAATTTCGATGTGTTCTTCTTTGCCTGTAGCGTCTGA
- a CDS encoding GcvT family protein — METRYDNTPVRASFHASDFPFPKSARIVIVGGGIAGAGMAYHFAKAGWKDVHLLEQSKLASGTTWHSAGQVGQLRSSSAQTKVNKASTELFASLLADTGHDPGWLQCGGLQLASCTERLLQLQRNAAMAEVFGVEARLITPEQCREYYPMMHIADVIGGVHLPGDGRVLPGECTIALAKGAMQRGVAIHEGVRVTGLLHHKDSRGIKRITGVSTTQGEITAEWVVLAGNMWMRQLGLAAGIDIPVYPCEHHYVVTRPIDGVTRNSPCSRDPDAGLYFRALDDGGMKLGAFKKRSKPWQIGDAVPQDFSFGLLEPDWPDFAEPFAAHCHRLRGITRDDVVKFVNGPEAFTPDNNFLMGQPHATEGLFVLGGWNSAGIACSGGASKYAVEWIENGGMSLDLGSVDIRRFLPFQNGRAYLQERVSEVLGLHYQMAWPNRQMETSRGIRASGLYDRHRALNAVFVETAGWERPLAYAPVGIEPGIGYTFLRQNWQPWAEEESLACRGGVALLDQSTFAKFEASGPGALRLLQYLCGGNIDVPVGKTVYTGLFNAKGTFESDLTVIRTASEAFYLVTGTAQQSRDADWLLKHLPNDGSVSVRDVTEAINVVSVMGPQAFEVLAPLFDVTDFPFGTSREAIVADIPLRAVHISYVGEPGLELHVAKDRAGELWDHLMVAGGPHGIRPIGTHAINTLRIEKAFRAYGHELSAAETPLEAGLGFAVDWSKDFLGKEVLVAQKTEGVRKRLICLVLDEPEPLLWGGEPILWDGEPAGYTTSAAWSPTLGRSVALGYVKRSDRSILSAASVKQGSFAIHLFGRHHSAKPVTRAV, encoded by the coding sequence GTGGAAACACGGTACGACAACACCCCGGTCCGGGCGAGCTTCCATGCGTCCGATTTCCCCTTTCCGAAATCCGCGCGGATCGTGATAGTCGGCGGCGGGATTGCCGGCGCTGGCATGGCCTACCATTTCGCAAAGGCGGGCTGGAAAGACGTGCACTTGTTAGAGCAATCGAAACTCGCGTCCGGCACGACCTGGCACTCGGCCGGGCAAGTCGGTCAGCTCCGCTCGAGTTCCGCGCAAACCAAGGTCAACAAGGCTTCGACGGAACTCTTTGCCAGCCTGCTCGCCGACACCGGTCACGATCCCGGCTGGCTGCAATGCGGCGGCCTGCAACTCGCCTCCTGCACCGAACGATTGCTCCAGCTTCAACGGAACGCCGCGATGGCCGAGGTCTTTGGCGTTGAAGCCCGGCTGATCACCCCTGAGCAGTGTCGCGAGTATTATCCAATGATGCACATAGCAGACGTCATTGGTGGAGTTCATCTGCCGGGCGACGGTCGCGTCCTGCCCGGCGAATGCACCATCGCCTTGGCCAAGGGTGCCATGCAGCGAGGTGTCGCGATTCACGAGGGCGTCCGCGTCACCGGGCTGCTCCATCATAAGGATAGTCGTGGTATCAAGCGCATCACTGGCGTGTCCACCACGCAGGGGGAGATCACCGCGGAATGGGTAGTCCTAGCCGGCAACATGTGGATGCGGCAACTTGGCCTCGCGGCGGGCATCGACATTCCCGTCTATCCTTGCGAGCACCACTACGTCGTCACTCGGCCGATTGATGGGGTCACGCGGAACTCGCCATGTTCGCGCGATCCGGATGCCGGGCTGTATTTCCGCGCACTCGATGACGGCGGCATGAAACTCGGTGCCTTCAAGAAACGCTCGAAGCCTTGGCAGATCGGCGATGCTGTACCGCAGGACTTCTCGTTCGGCTTGTTGGAGCCGGATTGGCCGGACTTCGCGGAACCCTTCGCCGCACATTGCCACCGCCTGCGCGGCATTACGCGCGACGACGTGGTGAAGTTCGTCAACGGCCCCGAGGCCTTCACGCCGGACAACAATTTCCTGATGGGCCAGCCGCACGCGACGGAGGGCCTGTTTGTCCTCGGCGGCTGGAACTCCGCGGGCATCGCTTGTTCCGGAGGCGCGTCGAAGTATGCCGTCGAGTGGATCGAAAACGGCGGCATGTCGCTCGACCTTGGCTCGGTCGATATCCGGCGTTTCCTGCCATTTCAAAACGGCAGGGCTTACTTGCAAGAGCGGGTCAGCGAGGTGCTCGGCCTCCACTACCAAATGGCCTGGCCAAACCGGCAGATGGAAACGTCCCGCGGAATCCGTGCTTCGGGGCTATACGATCGGCACCGCGCGCTCAATGCAGTGTTCGTCGAGACCGCCGGTTGGGAGCGGCCGCTGGCCTATGCACCGGTCGGCATCGAGCCGGGGATCGGTTATACGTTCCTCCGTCAAAACTGGCAGCCATGGGCCGAGGAAGAATCGCTCGCCTGCCGAGGCGGCGTCGCATTGCTTGATCAATCAACGTTCGCGAAGTTCGAGGCGAGCGGGCCAGGTGCACTACGGCTTTTGCAGTACTTGTGTGGGGGCAACATCGACGTGCCCGTGGGCAAAACGGTCTATACCGGTCTGTTCAATGCCAAGGGCACCTTCGAGAGCGACCTCACCGTGATTCGCACGGCGAGCGAGGCGTTTTATCTCGTGACCGGCACCGCCCAGCAGAGCCGCGATGCCGACTGGTTGCTCAAGCACCTGCCGAACGACGGTTCGGTGTCGGTCCGCGACGTGACCGAGGCGATCAACGTTGTTTCGGTCATGGGGCCGCAGGCCTTCGAGGTGCTTGCCCCTCTGTTCGACGTGACGGATTTTCCTTTCGGCACTTCGCGTGAGGCCATCGTCGCGGACATTCCATTGCGCGCCGTTCATATCAGCTATGTGGGCGAGCCAGGCTTGGAGCTGCACGTCGCGAAAGATCGTGCTGGCGAGCTTTGGGACCATCTCATGGTGGCCGGGGGCCCTCATGGCATCCGGCCGATCGGCACCCACGCAATCAACACGCTGCGGATCGAGAAGGCTTTCCGTGCCTACGGTCACGAGCTGTCCGCCGCGGAGACGCCGCTCGAAGCCGGCCTCGGTTTCGCCGTCGATTGGTCCAAGGACTTCCTCGGTAAGGAAGTTCTCGTCGCTCAGAAGACCGAGGGCGTCCGCAAACGCCTGATTTGCTTGGTGCTCGACGAGCCCGAACCTCTCCTCTGGGGCGGCGAGCCGATTCTGTGGGACGGCGAACCCGCCGGCTACACCACCAGCGCGGCATGGAGCCCGACGCTCGGCCGCAGTGTCGCGCTCGGCTACGTGAAGCGTTCCGATCGCAGCATCCTCAGTGCCGCCTCCGTCAAGCAGGGGAGCTTTGCCATCCATCTCTTCGGCCGCCATCATTCCGCCAAACCGGTGACCCGGGCCGTCTGA
- a CDS encoding TIGR03364 family FAD-dependent oxidoreductase has translation MSGKSNRVGIVGGGIVGLANAWAAARAGSQVTVFDRSDKARGASVRNFGMFWPLGQPAELHPVAMRSGELWRELIAATGIHARPCGSVHVVDRDDEAAVLEEFAKLGGDLGYECELWTRATVEERCSGVRRGVTKAGLFSPTEINLDPREVLAALPKFLAAKYGVRFHYSAAVVQARSGVLRTGGGDKYSFDEIFVCSGHDFETLFPEVFAAAPMKPCKLQMLRTVPQPGGWQLGPMLASGLTLRHYANFEICPTLSVVKERIARETPELDRYGIHVMASQDRFGGIVLGDSHEYGSDIEIFDKEEIDSLMLRELHKLYDFPNWTIAERWHGIYAKNTDGAEFRAEPLPGVHIATGMGGSGMTMSFGLADRFFANRELIA, from the coding sequence ATGAGCGGGAAATCCAATCGGGTCGGAATCGTCGGCGGAGGGATCGTGGGGCTCGCCAATGCCTGGGCGGCGGCGCGCGCCGGCAGCCAGGTAACGGTGTTCGACCGCAGTGACAAAGCGCGCGGCGCTTCCGTGCGGAATTTCGGCATGTTCTGGCCATTGGGCCAGCCGGCCGAACTTCATCCCGTAGCGATGCGGAGCGGCGAACTCTGGCGCGAGTTGATCGCGGCGACCGGTATCCACGCCAGACCCTGCGGCTCGGTTCATGTGGTTGATCGCGACGACGAGGCCGCGGTGCTGGAAGAGTTCGCGAAGCTCGGCGGCGACCTTGGCTACGAATGCGAACTGTGGACCCGCGCGACGGTCGAAGAGCGCTGCTCCGGCGTGCGCCGGGGCGTGACGAAGGCAGGTCTTTTCAGCCCGACGGAGATCAATCTCGATCCGCGCGAGGTATTGGCCGCGCTGCCCAAGTTCCTCGCCGCAAAATATGGCGTACGATTTCACTATAGCGCCGCCGTAGTCCAGGCGCGTAGCGGCGTGCTGCGCACCGGCGGCGGCGACAAATATTCCTTTGACGAGATCTTTGTTTGCTCCGGCCACGACTTCGAGACGCTGTTTCCGGAAGTGTTCGCAGCCGCGCCAATGAAGCCCTGCAAGCTTCAAATGCTGCGCACTGTCCCGCAGCCCGGCGGCTGGCAGCTCGGCCCGATGCTCGCCAGCGGGCTGACCCTGCGTCACTACGCGAATTTCGAGATCTGCCCGACGCTCTCCGTGGTGAAGGAACGGATCGCCCGCGAAACGCCGGAGCTCGATCGTTACGGCATCCACGTGATGGCGTCGCAGGACCGCTTCGGCGGGATCGTTCTCGGCGATTCCCACGAATACGGCAGCGACATCGAGATCTTCGACAAGGAAGAGATCGACTCCCTGATGCTGCGCGAGCTGCACAAGCTCTACGATTTCCCCAACTGGACCATCGCAGAGCGCTGGCACGGGATCTACGCGAAGAATACCGACGGTGCTGAGTTCCGCGCCGAGCCCTTGCCCGGTGTCCACATCGCCACCGGCATGGGCGGCTCCGGCATGACGATGTCCTTCGGCCTCGCCGACCGCTTCTTCGCGAACCGCGAACTGATCGCCTGA